The following proteins are co-located in the Bacteroidales bacterium genome:
- a CDS encoding tetratricopeptide repeat protein: MKTTTIAFFLCLFAGFQVAVSVEFKSNADSILSILESQPGNKSLFPLLIDEINQNLFSDPEHACAQIQRTIPLAKEFGDSTHTARLFLLAGISYDLKGLYDSAFMMYDQGLVIAEKHDLQGLMGELYNNYSIALSVQGRLEESINYTLKARDIFEASGDSAQLAKIYNNLGSRYSELRFIDQSLEYYLKAAAINENRADLKRLAYNYGNIGLLYHGLEQHEKALEFFTKSFKLIDTVNNRYDYSMALHNFALAHMGLSDFKTALMFEERALSLSREINDELGIISALNGMAQIYSNLGQPAKALGFYEQSEPIAIRLGARYYLMKIYEDKARLYAELNDFRQAFQYNQKYLAIKDSIMTIEKDNAVQKLKEFETERKQQEIQLLTKDAEIQKLSIRRQKIIRNSFAIVGALLLLIAIGIFSRYRYVRRTRNELAEKNKIINYEKSRSDDLLLNILPAETAEELKNTGTSQARNFDMVTVMFTDFKGFTKMAEVVSAQELVSEIDHCFKAFDQIIARYGVEKIKTIGDSYMCAGGLPVPNTTNPVDVVFAALEIQKFMLELKKHKINENKPYFELRLGIHTGPVVAGIVGIRKFQYDIWGDTVNIASRMESSGEEGKINVSQMTYEKVHNRFKCAYRGKIEAKYKGPIDMYFVEGIA; encoded by the coding sequence ATGAAAACTACCACTATTGCATTCTTTTTATGCCTGTTCGCGGGCTTTCAGGTTGCTGTTTCCGTGGAATTTAAATCAAACGCCGACAGCATTCTTTCTATCCTTGAAAGCCAACCTGGAAACAAGTCTCTTTTTCCCTTGCTGATTGACGAAATCAATCAAAACCTCTTCAGTGATCCCGAGCATGCCTGTGCTCAAATTCAAAGGACGATACCGCTTGCAAAGGAATTCGGAGATTCAACCCATACTGCACGTTTGTTTCTTCTCGCAGGGATTTCATACGATCTCAAGGGTTTGTACGATTCGGCATTTATGATGTATGACCAGGGACTTGTGATAGCAGAAAAGCATGATCTCCAGGGCCTGATGGGTGAGCTTTACAATAATTACAGTATAGCGCTGTCGGTTCAGGGCCGTCTTGAAGAATCAATCAACTATACCTTGAAGGCCAGGGATATTTTCGAAGCCAGTGGTGATAGCGCACAATTGGCCAAAATTTATAATAATCTTGGTTCACGATATTCTGAACTGAGATTTATTGACCAGTCGCTTGAATATTACCTTAAAGCCGCTGCAATCAATGAGAACCGTGCTGACCTGAAAAGGCTTGCCTATAATTACGGAAACATTGGCCTTCTTTATCATGGCCTGGAGCAACATGAAAAAGCGTTGGAGTTTTTCACCAAATCTTTCAAGCTGATTGATACCGTCAATAACCGATATGATTACTCTATGGCCCTGCATAATTTCGCACTGGCTCATATGGGGCTTTCAGATTTTAAAACGGCCTTGATGTTTGAAGAAAGGGCGCTTTCACTTTCCCGTGAGATCAATGATGAACTCGGAATCATTAGTGCGCTGAACGGCATGGCTCAAATCTACAGCAACCTGGGCCAGCCGGCAAAAGCCCTGGGTTTTTATGAGCAGTCCGAACCGATAGCCATAAGGCTTGGGGCGCGATATTATCTGATGAAAATTTATGAGGACAAAGCCCGGCTTTATGCTGAGTTAAATGATTTCAGGCAGGCATTTCAGTATAACCAAAAGTACCTGGCCATCAAGGATTCCATCATGACCATTGAAAAAGACAATGCCGTTCAAAAGTTAAAGGAATTCGAAACCGAGAGGAAACAACAGGAAATTCAATTGCTTACAAAAGATGCTGAAATACAGAAGCTCAGTATAAGAAGGCAGAAAATTATACGCAATTCCTTTGCCATTGTAGGGGCTTTACTCCTTCTTATTGCTATTGGGATATTCAGCAGGTACCGCTATGTGAGGAGAACCCGAAACGAACTTGCAGAGAAAAACAAGATCATCAATTACGAAAAATCGCGTTCTGACGATTTGCTGCTGAATATTTTACCTGCAGAAACTGCCGAAGAACTGAAAAATACCGGAACTTCCCAGGCCCGAAATTTCGATATGGTAACAGTAATGTTTACCGATTTTAAGGGGTTCACAAAAATGGCGGAAGTTGTTTCGGCACAGGAACTCGTGAGTGAGATTGATCATTGCTTCAAGGCATTTGACCAAATCATCGCCAGGTACGGCGTCGAAAAAATCAAAACCATCGGCGATTCCTATATGTGCGCAGGAGGGTTGCCGGTTCCCAATACTACAAATCCTGTGGATGTTGTGTTTGCCGCGCTGGAAATACAAAAATTCATGCTTGAGCTCAAAAAGCATAAAATAAACGAGAATAAACCTTACTTCGAGCTGCGCCTGGGAATACATACAGGCCCCGTGGTTGCTGGTATTGTTGGCATCAGGAAGTTCCAGTACGATATATGGGGCGATACGGTGAACATAGCTTCACGCATGGAATCAAGCGGAGAAGAGGGCAAGATAAACGTCTCACAGATGACATACGAGAAGGTTCACAACCGGTTCAAATGTGCGTACCGCGGCAAAATCGAAGCCAAATACAAAGGCCCCATTGATATGTATTTTGTTGAAGGAATAGCATAA
- a CDS encoding DUF1684 domain-containing protein, whose amino-acid sequence MSSFTNETEAQYKARIEEERKKLNQAMTDEARSPLSRDQIQRFKGLSYYPVDTRFKIHANLRKDEETSTPLPMTDGSKQDFIRYGSASFNLDDDEITLEVYRDKNLPELSDRPGRLFIPFRDNTAEAETSETGRFIAFDEPEKEDVVELDFNRAYNTYNGLNRSHRSMMAPDANTPKVNFSVGQRKFEDR is encoded by the coding sequence ATGAGCAGTTTTACAAATGAGACCGAAGCGCAATACAAGGCCAGGATTGAAGAGGAGCGCAAGAAGCTGAATCAGGCAATGACCGACGAGGCAAGATCTCCGCTTTCGCGCGATCAGATTCAACGTTTTAAGGGTTTAAGCTATTACCCGGTTGACACGAGGTTTAAAATCCACGCCAATCTAAGAAAGGATGAAGAAACCAGCACTCCGCTTCCCATGACAGATGGTTCAAAACAGGACTTCATAAGATACGGCTCGGCATCGTTCAACCTTGATGACGATGAGATAACACTTGAAGTATATAGAGATAAGAACCTGCCGGAATTGAGTGACCGGCCCGGCCGATTATTCATTCCTTTTCGCGACAATACCGCTGAAGCTGAAACCAGTGAAACCGGCAGGTTTATAGCCTTTGATGAACCAGAAAAAGAAGATGTGGTGGAATTGGATTTCAACAGGGCATACAATACGTATAATGGGCTAAACAGGTCACATCGCAGCATGATGGCTCCTGACGCAAATACCCCCAAGGTTAACTTTTCAGTTGGTCAGCGCAAATTTGAAGACAGGTAG